AGTACAAGACCTTTAGGGGTGATTTAAAAATGCCTGTGATAGGGCTTGGAACATGGGGAATCGGAGGAGGCTACTGGACCCCGGATTGCTCACGTAAAGCCGAATGGATCGCATTGTTGAGACGGGCAATTGAACTTGGCT
This genomic interval from Caldivirga sp. contains the following:
- a CDS encoding aldo/keto reductase; this translates as MEMEYKTFRGDLKMPVIGLGTWGIGGGYWTPDCSRKAEWIALLRRAIELGYRMFDTAEMYGGGCSEEIVGGAISGFSRGDLFIVSKVWP